From Polyodon spathula isolate WHYD16114869_AA chromosome 24, ASM1765450v1, whole genome shotgun sequence, one genomic window encodes:
- the LOC121298660 gene encoding B-cell receptor CD22-like isoform X2, with the protein MIVTENLLLIFCLFQGIICNEFKAFMPQRIKALRGSCVLIPCTFTIQEKYEEEMVEPAKGIWRTFNNTRVFDSSRNYNQNTLKAELLGKVTNKNCTTIIYKLKSSDSKRYFFRAEPPKYNFQENVMLEVIDSPDRPAISLSSAVKEGAPTSLTCTAPAPCPGAPPVLVWSDTLNGSVEIEQVPQPDGTKTVSSVLTFIASHLHHDKDITCTAQYPVVSKTKSAYEVLTLRVLYSPKNTSVLINPSGEIHEGSHVTLSCISNASPAASSYTWFKVKGDHITEKSAEQNLTFTDINPSDSGLYCCEARNEHGAENSSTVPLNVAYMPQISHESSCSKDYAESITCVCLSHGSPSPITEWRIAGNTLENNTDRGSISNSKLEDHTMRSTLILLKQFIKEQTIQCLSKNHIGTASFQFHVFHEQRQGAEEQIHFLSALYGGFVCAAVSLLGFCFFKCVKKLMKLKSTARPKREGTVELTEINGLDLASSVVFCRAPLKMKRRTQSTLTNQQPLKITNREAKKTTFTTPPSIISN; encoded by the exons ATGATTGTTACGGAAAACTTGCTTCTGATTTTCTGCCTTTTTCAAG GTATAATTTGCAATGAATTTAAAGCCTTCATGCCTCAACGTATTAAAGCCTTGAGAGGCTCCTGTGTGTTGATTCCATGTACATTCACAATTCAAGAGAAGTATGAGGAGGAGATGGTGGAACCGGCCAAAGGAATTTGGAGGACTTTTAATAATACCAGAGTATTTGACTCCAGTAGAAATTACAATCAGAATACCCTGAAAGCAGAGCTACTCGGTAAAGTGACTAACAAGAACTGCACcacaataatatataaattaaaaagcagTGATTCAAAACGTTATTTCTTCAGAGCAGAACCTCCTAAGTACAACTTTCAGGAGAATGTTATGCTTGAAGTTATAG ACTCTCCAGACAGACCAGCGATCAGCCTGTCGAGTGCAGTGAAGGAGGGAGCTCCCACGAGTCTAACCTGCACTGCTCCGGCCCCGTGCCCAGGAGCACCTCCAGTCCTGGTGTGGAGCGACACTCTGAACGGGAGTGTGGAAATAGAACAGGTTCCGCAGCCGGATGGGACCAAGACTGTATCATCTGTTCTGACGTTCATTGCCTCACATCTGCACCACGACAAAGACATCACATGCACTGCGCAGTATCCAGTGGTATCTAAAACTAAAAGCGCTTACGAAGTCTTGACTCTTCGTGTTCTCT attcaccGAAGAACACATCAGTGCTGATAAACCCTTCTGGTGAAATACATGAAGGAAGTCACGTGACACTAAGCTGCATCAGCAATGCAAGCCCAGCAGCAAGCAGCTACACCTGGTTTAAAGTGAAGGGAGATCATATCACTGAGAAAAGTGCTGAACAGAATCTCACTTTCACTGACATTAACCCGAGTGACAGTGGACTGTACTGCTGTGAAGCAAGGAATGAGCATGGGGCTGAGAACTCGAGCACCGTGCCACTGAATGTAGCAT ACATGCCCCAGATTTCACATGAATCCAGTTGCTCAAAAGATTATGCAGAAAGCATTACCTGCGTTTGTTTGAGCCATGGGAGTCCCTCGCCGATCACTGAATGGAGGATTGCAGGAAATACACTGGAAAATAACACAGATAGAGGGAGCATCAGTAACTCAAAGTTAGAAGACCACACAATGAGAAGCACACTCATCCTGCTGAAGCAGTTCATCAAAGAGCAGACGATACAGTGTCTGAGTAAAAACCACATTGGCACTGCAAGCTTCCAGTTCCATGTGTTTCATGAACAGAGGCAAG GTGCAGAAGAGCAGATCCACTTCCTATCAGCTCTCTATGGGGGATTTGTCTGCGCTGCAGTATCACTGCTGGGtttttgctttttcaaatgtgTAAAAAA GTTAATGAAATTGAAGTCAACTGCCAGACCCAAAAGGGAAGGTACTGTAGAACTAACAGAGATCAACGGGCTTGACCTG GCAAGTTCAGTTGTGTTTTGCAGAGCTCCCCTCAAGATGAAGAGGAGAACGCAATCTACGTTAACAAACCAGCAACCACTGAAGATCACAAACAGGGAAGCCAAGAAGACAACCTTCACTACGCCTCCATCGATTATTTCAAACTGA
- the LOC121298660 gene encoding B-cell receptor CD22-like isoform X1, producing the protein MIVTENLLLIFCLFQGIICNEFKAFMPQRIKALRGSCVLIPCTFTIQEKYEEEMVEPAKGIWRTFNNTRVFDSSRNYNQNTLKAELLGKVTNKNCTTIIYKLKSSDSKRYFFRAEPPKYNFQENVMLEVIDSPDRPAISLSSAVKEGAPTSLTCTAPAPCPGAPPVLVWSDTLNGSVEIEQVPQPDGTKTVSSVLTFIASHLHHDKDITCTAQYPVVSKTKSAYEVLTLRVLYSPKNTSVLINPSGEIHEGSHVTLSCISNASPAASSYTWFKVKGDHITEKSAEQNLTFTDINPSDSGLYCCEARNEHGAENSSTVPLNVAYMPQISHESSCSKDYAESITCVCLSHGSPSPITEWRIAGNTLENNTDRGSISNSKLEDHTMRSTLILLKQFIKEQTIQCLSKNHIGTASFQFHVFHEQRQGAEEQIHFLSALYGGFVCAAVSLLGFCFFKCVKKLMKLKSTARPKREGTVELTEINGLDLSSPQDEEENAIYVNKPATTEDHKQGSQEDNLHYASIDYFKLKPGKQESGTKRASQYSTEYSEVKRPGTAGSEREVTDPPIQENECAEMKGCPAENRESTGAKSVSSEESDYAEVRR; encoded by the exons ATGATTGTTACGGAAAACTTGCTTCTGATTTTCTGCCTTTTTCAAG GTATAATTTGCAATGAATTTAAAGCCTTCATGCCTCAACGTATTAAAGCCTTGAGAGGCTCCTGTGTGTTGATTCCATGTACATTCACAATTCAAGAGAAGTATGAGGAGGAGATGGTGGAACCGGCCAAAGGAATTTGGAGGACTTTTAATAATACCAGAGTATTTGACTCCAGTAGAAATTACAATCAGAATACCCTGAAAGCAGAGCTACTCGGTAAAGTGACTAACAAGAACTGCACcacaataatatataaattaaaaagcagTGATTCAAAACGTTATTTCTTCAGAGCAGAACCTCCTAAGTACAACTTTCAGGAGAATGTTATGCTTGAAGTTATAG ACTCTCCAGACAGACCAGCGATCAGCCTGTCGAGTGCAGTGAAGGAGGGAGCTCCCACGAGTCTAACCTGCACTGCTCCGGCCCCGTGCCCAGGAGCACCTCCAGTCCTGGTGTGGAGCGACACTCTGAACGGGAGTGTGGAAATAGAACAGGTTCCGCAGCCGGATGGGACCAAGACTGTATCATCTGTTCTGACGTTCATTGCCTCACATCTGCACCACGACAAAGACATCACATGCACTGCGCAGTATCCAGTGGTATCTAAAACTAAAAGCGCTTACGAAGTCTTGACTCTTCGTGTTCTCT attcaccGAAGAACACATCAGTGCTGATAAACCCTTCTGGTGAAATACATGAAGGAAGTCACGTGACACTAAGCTGCATCAGCAATGCAAGCCCAGCAGCAAGCAGCTACACCTGGTTTAAAGTGAAGGGAGATCATATCACTGAGAAAAGTGCTGAACAGAATCTCACTTTCACTGACATTAACCCGAGTGACAGTGGACTGTACTGCTGTGAAGCAAGGAATGAGCATGGGGCTGAGAACTCGAGCACCGTGCCACTGAATGTAGCAT ACATGCCCCAGATTTCACATGAATCCAGTTGCTCAAAAGATTATGCAGAAAGCATTACCTGCGTTTGTTTGAGCCATGGGAGTCCCTCGCCGATCACTGAATGGAGGATTGCAGGAAATACACTGGAAAATAACACAGATAGAGGGAGCATCAGTAACTCAAAGTTAGAAGACCACACAATGAGAAGCACACTCATCCTGCTGAAGCAGTTCATCAAAGAGCAGACGATACAGTGTCTGAGTAAAAACCACATTGGCACTGCAAGCTTCCAGTTCCATGTGTTTCATGAACAGAGGCAAG GTGCAGAAGAGCAGATCCACTTCCTATCAGCTCTCTATGGGGGATTTGTCTGCGCTGCAGTATCACTGCTGGGtttttgctttttcaaatgtgTAAAAAA GTTAATGAAATTGAAGTCAACTGCCAGACCCAAAAGGGAAGGTACTGTAGAACTAACAGAGATCAACGGGCTTGACCTG AGCTCCCCTCAAGATGAAGAGGAGAACGCAATCTACGTTAACAAACCAGCAACCACTGAAGATCACAAACAGGGAAGCCAAGAAGACAACCTTCACTACGCCTCCATCGATTATTTCAAACTGAAACCCGGCAAGCAGGAAAGTGGAACTAAACGGGCCTCTCAATACAGCACTGAATATTCGGAGGTGAAGCGTCCTGGGACAGCAGGAAGTGAGAGGGAAGTTACAGACCCTCCAATACAGGAGAACGAATGCGCTGAGATGAAAGGCTGCCCTGCTGAGAACAGGGAGAGCACAGGAGCTAAGAGCGTCTCGTCAGAAGAATCGGACTACGCAGAGGTGAGACGCTAG
- the LOC121298660 gene encoding B-cell receptor CD22-like isoform X3: MIVTENLLLIFCLFQGIICNEFKAFMPQRIKALRGSCVLIPCTFTIQEKYEEEMVEPAKGIWRTFNNTRVFDSSRNYNQNTLKAELLGKVTNKNCTTIIYKLKSSDSKRYFFRAEPPKYNFQENVMLEVIDSPDRPAISLSSAVKEGAPTSLTCTAPAPCPGAPPVLVWSDTLNGSVEIEQVPQPDGTKTVSSVLTFIASHLHHDKDITCTAQYPVVSKTKSAYEVLTLRVLYSPKNTSVLINPSGEIHEGSHVTLSCISNASPAASSYTWFKVKGDHITEKSAEQNLTFTDINPSDSGLYCCEARNEHGAENSSTVPLNVAYMPQISHESSCSKDYAESITCVCLSHGSPSPITEWRIAGNTLENNTDRGSISNSKLEDHTMRSTLILLKQFIKEQTIQCLSKNHIGTASFQFHVFHEQRQGAEEQIHFLSALYGGFVCAAVSLLGFCFFKCVKKLMKLKSTARPKREGTVELTEINGLDLLCFAELPSR; the protein is encoded by the exons ATGATTGTTACGGAAAACTTGCTTCTGATTTTCTGCCTTTTTCAAG GTATAATTTGCAATGAATTTAAAGCCTTCATGCCTCAACGTATTAAAGCCTTGAGAGGCTCCTGTGTGTTGATTCCATGTACATTCACAATTCAAGAGAAGTATGAGGAGGAGATGGTGGAACCGGCCAAAGGAATTTGGAGGACTTTTAATAATACCAGAGTATTTGACTCCAGTAGAAATTACAATCAGAATACCCTGAAAGCAGAGCTACTCGGTAAAGTGACTAACAAGAACTGCACcacaataatatataaattaaaaagcagTGATTCAAAACGTTATTTCTTCAGAGCAGAACCTCCTAAGTACAACTTTCAGGAGAATGTTATGCTTGAAGTTATAG ACTCTCCAGACAGACCAGCGATCAGCCTGTCGAGTGCAGTGAAGGAGGGAGCTCCCACGAGTCTAACCTGCACTGCTCCGGCCCCGTGCCCAGGAGCACCTCCAGTCCTGGTGTGGAGCGACACTCTGAACGGGAGTGTGGAAATAGAACAGGTTCCGCAGCCGGATGGGACCAAGACTGTATCATCTGTTCTGACGTTCATTGCCTCACATCTGCACCACGACAAAGACATCACATGCACTGCGCAGTATCCAGTGGTATCTAAAACTAAAAGCGCTTACGAAGTCTTGACTCTTCGTGTTCTCT attcaccGAAGAACACATCAGTGCTGATAAACCCTTCTGGTGAAATACATGAAGGAAGTCACGTGACACTAAGCTGCATCAGCAATGCAAGCCCAGCAGCAAGCAGCTACACCTGGTTTAAAGTGAAGGGAGATCATATCACTGAGAAAAGTGCTGAACAGAATCTCACTTTCACTGACATTAACCCGAGTGACAGTGGACTGTACTGCTGTGAAGCAAGGAATGAGCATGGGGCTGAGAACTCGAGCACCGTGCCACTGAATGTAGCAT ACATGCCCCAGATTTCACATGAATCCAGTTGCTCAAAAGATTATGCAGAAAGCATTACCTGCGTTTGTTTGAGCCATGGGAGTCCCTCGCCGATCACTGAATGGAGGATTGCAGGAAATACACTGGAAAATAACACAGATAGAGGGAGCATCAGTAACTCAAAGTTAGAAGACCACACAATGAGAAGCACACTCATCCTGCTGAAGCAGTTCATCAAAGAGCAGACGATACAGTGTCTGAGTAAAAACCACATTGGCACTGCAAGCTTCCAGTTCCATGTGTTTCATGAACAGAGGCAAG GTGCAGAAGAGCAGATCCACTTCCTATCAGCTCTCTATGGGGGATTTGTCTGCGCTGCAGTATCACTGCTGGGtttttgctttttcaaatgtgTAAAAAA GTTAATGAAATTGAAGTCAACTGCCAGACCCAAAAGGGAAGGTACTGTAGAACTAACAGAGATCAACGGGCTTGACCTG TTGTGTTTTGCAGAGCTCCCCTCAAGATGA